TGCTCGGCAGACTATTAGACTATTCCAAATATCTGTCACGAATAATCCTATCGAAAGGCCTTATTCAGAGAGTATTCAATTAATCAAACCCCTCTTTTGCTAGAGCCTTGTCTCCTAGTGAAAAAGGAGTTTGATTTTTTGCTCATTCTGATATGCAGTCAGAGTTCTTACCTTTCGGCTTAATTTTTGTTATACTAGATATAATGATAGAGAGGATAACAAATGACTCCTAATAAAGAAGATTATTTAAAGTGTATCTACGAAATTAGTACACGTACCCCCAAAATTACCAATAAAGAAATCGCTGAAAAGATGCAGGTTTCCCCACCTGCTGTGACTGAAATGGCCAAGCGGATGATTGATGAAAAGCTGATTCAAAAAGATAAACAGGCTGGCTATCTCCTTACTCCACTAGGCCATCAGACAATTGCACGCCTTTACCGCAAGCATCGCCTAATTGAGGTCTTTCTCCTTGAACACCTTGGGTATACCACCAATCAGCTTCACGAAGAAGCTGAGGTATTAGAACATACGGTGTCTGATTACTTTATCGAGCAACTAGATACCTTTCTGGGCTACCCTCAAACTTGTCCACACGGTGGCACAATTCCCCAAAAAGATCAGCTTTTAACCGAGCAATACCAACAAACCTTAGAAGAAGTCACACAATCTGGAAAGTATCAATTGATGCGTATCCACGACTCTTTCCCACTCCTTCAGTACCTAGAGCAGGTTGATTTAGCCATAAATGATACCTTCACCGTACAACAAATCGATACCTTCACCCAAAGCATTCTGATTGAATGCAAGAACCAAAAGATTGCCATTCCCTTTGCCATCGCAAAAGAATTATACATCGAAGCACAGTAAAAGACCTAGAATCCCGTTCTTTAAAACGCTCGTCTAGGTCTTTTCTTTTTCATTTATAACAATTTGGATAATCATACTCGTCAAAAATCAAACTCTGATGTCGTTAACTCGCCTTGCTTCAACAGTCCGAAGGACTATTGAAGGTTGGAAATAAGGATTATGTAATAATCCTCAGCTTGAAGAAAAGGTCTTTTTATTGCCACCATCCTTATGTGCTTTCGG
Above is a window of Streptococcus sp. zg-86 DNA encoding:
- a CDS encoding metal-dependent transcriptional regulator, producing the protein MTPNKEDYLKCIYEISTRTPKITNKEIAEKMQVSPPAVTEMAKRMIDEKLIQKDKQAGYLLTPLGHQTIARLYRKHRLIEVFLLEHLGYTTNQLHEEAEVLEHTVSDYFIEQLDTFLGYPQTCPHGGTIPQKDQLLTEQYQQTLEEVTQSGKYQLMRIHDSFPLLQYLEQVDLAINDTFTVQQIDTFTQSILIECKNQKIAIPFAIAKELYIEAQ